A region of Streptomyces sp. NBC_01267 DNA encodes the following proteins:
- a CDS encoding response regulator transcription factor produces MEQTHTTHNGVAATPGAQRRVLVVEDDPTIVDAIAARLRAEGFQVQTATDGPAAVDAAQGWQPDLMVLDVMLPGFDGLEVCRRVQAQRPVPVLMLTARDDETDMLVGLGVGADDYMTKPFSMRELAARVHVLLRRVERATIAASTPRSGILRLGELEIDHAQRRVRVRNDDVHLTPTEFDLLVCLANTPRAVLSREQLLAEVWDWADASGTRTVDSHIKALRRKIGAERIRTVHGVGYALETPAP; encoded by the coding sequence ATGGAGCAGACACACACCACCCACAACGGCGTCGCGGCTACCCCCGGCGCCCAGCGCCGGGTGCTGGTCGTCGAGGACGACCCGACAATCGTCGACGCCATTGCCGCCCGGCTGCGAGCCGAGGGTTTCCAGGTGCAGACGGCCACGGACGGCCCGGCCGCCGTGGACGCGGCACAGGGCTGGCAGCCGGATCTGATGGTCCTCGACGTGATGCTGCCGGGCTTCGACGGCCTTGAGGTCTGCCGTCGCGTCCAGGCGCAGCGGCCGGTGCCCGTACTGATGCTGACCGCGCGGGACGACGAGACCGACATGCTGGTCGGCCTCGGTGTCGGCGCCGACGACTACATGACCAAGCCGTTCTCGATGCGTGAGCTGGCGGCGCGGGTGCACGTCCTGCTGCGCCGGGTCGAGCGGGCGACGATCGCCGCCTCGACGCCGCGCAGCGGGATCCTCCGCCTCGGCGAGCTGGAGATCGACCACGCCCAGCGCCGGGTGCGGGTGCGCAACGACGACGTGCACCTGACGCCCACCGAGTTCGACCTGCTGGTCTGCCTGGCGAACACGCCGCGCGCGGTCCTCTCCCGGGAGCAGCTGCTCGCCGAGGTGTGGGACTGGGCCGACGCGTCGGGCACCCGTACCGTCGACAGCCACATCAAGGCGCTGCGCCGGAAGATCGGCGCGGAGCGCATCCGTACGGTCCACGGCGTCGGCTACGCGCTGGAGACCCCGGCGCCATGA
- a CDS encoding spermidine synthase — protein sequence MTCATRSNPGTTRGVGGPTQEGITIEDVRTLDRREGPYGEVVLRERGEHFEIIANGCFLMDTSDGRSERLLIDAALDALPAGRANPALLIGGLGVGFSLAHAAADPRWGPITVVEREQAIIDWHDRHLEGPLTRISGAALADPRTVILPTDLVAHMRESAAAYDALCLDIDNGPDWTVTEDNEGLYTPSGLAACMNRLKPEGILAVWSAQPSAKFEDALWNAGFSGVRTEEIAVARGVPDVVHLAVRPA from the coding sequence ATGACCTGCGCCACACGAAGCAACCCCGGCACCACCCGCGGCGTCGGGGGCCCGACCCAGGAGGGGATCACCATCGAAGACGTACGCACTCTTGACCGGCGCGAGGGCCCGTACGGCGAAGTCGTCCTGCGGGAACGCGGTGAGCACTTCGAGATCATCGCCAACGGCTGTTTCCTGATGGACACCTCGGACGGCCGCTCGGAGCGGCTGCTGATCGATGCGGCACTGGATGCCCTGCCCGCCGGCCGCGCCAACCCCGCGCTGCTCATCGGCGGTCTCGGCGTGGGTTTCTCGCTCGCCCATGCCGCGGCCGACCCCCGGTGGGGACCGATCACCGTCGTCGAGCGCGAACAGGCCATCATCGACTGGCACGACCGTCATCTCGAAGGCCCCCTCACCCGGATCTCCGGCGCCGCACTGGCCGATCCGCGCACTGTGATCCTGCCCACCGATCTGGTCGCCCACATGCGCGAATCCGCGGCGGCATATGACGCCTTGTGTCTGGACATCGACAATGGCCCGGACTGGACGGTCACCGAGGACAACGAGGGGCTGTACACACCGAGCGGACTCGCGGCCTGCATGAACCGGCTCAAACCAGAAGGAATCCTTGCGGTCTGGTCCGCCCAGCCCTCGGCGAAATTCGAGGATGCCTTGTGGAATGCCGGATTCAGTGGGGTAAGAACCGAAGAGATCGCAGTTGCCCGGGGCGTGCCTGACGTGGTCCATCTCGCTGTTCGCCCTGCGTAG
- a CDS encoding rhomboid-like protein — protein MHHTRQAEPTAGVTARGLLRLLPTPTGTPFTFGYVLVLLATSLFAAYAPPATVDALLRGSSTDMAHLARTPLLSLVTSALWVAGGVLSTSAIGFLFVLTALERRIGPLRTGAVFLAGHVLTTLATELPVGISVAAGHLPATSLHRFDYGISFGLMASVGALAGLLAPAVRWSLLTVVAFTLGQALLAFVDPLTAWGHPLALCFGVASWPLVRRWRAARIRAAGAGSAGTEVSGAEAAGTAPPGTPSTPVASAGTPGTPAASAGSPGPAGPIAESEQPLGNTSALHGIESA, from the coding sequence GTGCACCACACACGGCAGGCAGAACCGACGGCCGGTGTCACGGCCCGCGGTCTGCTGCGCCTGCTGCCCACCCCCACCGGGACGCCGTTCACCTTCGGCTACGTCCTGGTCCTGCTCGCCACCTCGCTCTTCGCCGCGTACGCGCCCCCGGCCACGGTCGACGCCCTGCTGCGCGGCTCCAGCACCGACATGGCACATCTGGCCAGGACCCCGCTGCTCTCCCTGGTGACCAGCGCGCTGTGGGTGGCCGGCGGGGTGCTGTCGACCTCCGCGATCGGCTTCCTCTTCGTGCTCACGGCCCTGGAGCGCCGCATCGGCCCGCTGCGTACCGGTGCCGTCTTCCTGGCGGGTCACGTCCTGACCACGCTGGCCACGGAACTCCCGGTGGGCATATCGGTGGCCGCCGGGCATCTGCCCGCCACCTCGCTGCACCGGTTCGACTACGGCATCAGCTTCGGCCTGATGGCCAGCGTGGGGGCGCTGGCCGGGCTGCTCGCCCCCGCGGTGCGCTGGTCCCTGCTGACGGTGGTCGCCTTCACGCTCGGCCAGGCGCTGCTGGCCTTCGTCGACCCGCTGACCGCGTGGGGCCACCCGCTCGCGCTCTGTTTCGGGGTGGCCTCCTGGCCCCTGGTGCGCCGCTGGCGGGCGGCCAGGATCAGGGCGGCCGGGGCCGGGTCGGCCGGAACAGAGGTGTCCGGCGCGGAGGCTGCCGGGACGGCGCCACCCGGCACTCCCAGCACCCCTGTCGCGTCTGCCGGCACTCCCGGCACCCCTGCCGCATCTGCTGGTTCACCCGGCCCCGCCGGCCCGATCGCTGAGAGCGAACAGCCGCTGGGGAACACCAGCGCCCTCCACGGCATTGAGTCTGCATAG
- the lon gene encoding endopeptidase La — protein MATESTYAPLTLPVLPLDDEVVLPGMVVPLDLSDPDVRAAVEAAQASPARSGGNKPLVLLVPRIEGTYASTGVLGTVEQVGRLSDGDPGALVRGRDRVQIGAGTTGPGAALWVEGIRTDESDPDPLPGSATELIKEYKALATSWLKKRGAWQVVDRVQQIEGVSALADNSGYSPFLSLEQKIELLETADPVARLKLAVTWLGEHLAEQDVAESIAKDVQEGVDKQQREFLLRRQLEAVRKELSELNGDAEDESDDYRTRVEAADLPGHVREAALKEVEKLERSSDQSPEGSWIRTWLDTVLELPWNERTEDAYDISGARQILDAEHSGLDDVKERITEYLAVRKRRADRGLGVVGGRRGGAVLALVGPPGVGKTSLGESVAHAMGRKFVRVALGGVRDEAEIRGHRRTYVGALPGRVVRAIKEAGSMNPVVLLDEIDKVGSDFRGDPAAALLEVLDPAQNHTFRDHYLEVELDLSDVVFLATANVLEAIPEALLDRMELVTLDGYTEDEKVVIARDHLLPRQLERAGLEPGEVTLDDAALRKLAGEYTREAGVRNLERAVARLLRKVAARHETGEQELPLTVTDAQLRRLIGRPHHVPESAQDPAERRTAVPGVATGLAVTGAGGDVLFVEASLADPETGAAGLTLTGQLGDVMKESAQIALSFLRSHGAELELPVADLKDRGVHIHFPAGAVPKDGPSAGITMTTALASLLSGRQVRTDVAMTGEVSLTGRVLPIGGLKQKLLAAHRAGVTTVVIPKRNEADLDDVPAEVLDRLDVHPVTDVRQVLEIALSPAEVRLPAAA, from the coding sequence ATGGCTACTGAGTCCACGTACGCACCGCTCACCCTGCCCGTGCTGCCGCTCGACGACGAGGTCGTGCTGCCCGGAATGGTGGTGCCGCTGGATCTTTCCGACCCCGACGTACGCGCCGCGGTGGAAGCCGCACAGGCTTCGCCCGCCCGCTCCGGTGGCAACAAGCCGCTGGTCCTTCTCGTTCCGCGGATCGAAGGTACGTACGCGAGCACCGGCGTCCTCGGCACCGTCGAACAGGTGGGCAGGCTCTCCGACGGAGACCCCGGCGCCCTGGTCCGCGGCCGGGACCGGGTGCAGATCGGTGCGGGGACGACCGGCCCCGGGGCCGCGCTCTGGGTCGAGGGGATCCGGACCGACGAGAGCGACCCCGATCCGCTGCCCGGCTCCGCCACCGAGCTGATCAAGGAGTACAAGGCCCTCGCCACCAGCTGGCTGAAGAAGCGCGGCGCCTGGCAGGTGGTGGACCGGGTCCAGCAGATCGAGGGCGTCTCGGCCCTCGCCGACAACTCCGGCTACTCACCCTTCCTCAGTCTGGAACAGAAGATCGAGCTCCTGGAGACCGCCGACCCGGTGGCCCGCCTGAAGCTCGCTGTCACCTGGCTCGGCGAGCACCTCGCCGAGCAGGATGTCGCCGAGTCCATCGCCAAGGACGTCCAGGAGGGCGTGGACAAGCAGCAGCGCGAGTTCCTGCTGCGGCGCCAGCTGGAAGCCGTACGCAAGGAGCTCTCCGAGCTCAACGGCGACGCCGAGGACGAGTCCGACGACTACCGGACCCGTGTCGAGGCCGCCGACCTCCCCGGCCACGTCAGGGAGGCCGCGCTCAAGGAGGTCGAGAAGCTGGAGCGCTCCTCCGACCAGAGCCCCGAGGGTTCCTGGATCCGGACCTGGCTGGACACCGTCCTCGAACTGCCCTGGAACGAGCGCACCGAGGACGCCTACGACATCAGTGGCGCCCGGCAGATCCTGGACGCCGAACACTCCGGCCTGGACGACGTGAAGGAACGGATCACCGAGTACCTGGCGGTGCGCAAGCGCCGCGCCGACCGGGGACTGGGCGTCGTGGGCGGCCGTCGCGGTGGCGCGGTACTGGCCCTGGTCGGCCCGCCGGGGGTCGGGAAGACCTCGCTCGGCGAGAGCGTCGCGCACGCGATGGGCCGGAAGTTCGTCCGGGTCGCGCTCGGCGGCGTCCGGGACGAGGCGGAGATCCGCGGACACCGGCGTACGTACGTCGGCGCCCTGCCCGGACGCGTCGTCCGCGCCATCAAGGAAGCCGGTTCGATGAACCCGGTCGTCCTGCTCGACGAGATCGACAAGGTCGGCTCGGACTTCCGCGGCGATCCGGCGGCGGCGCTGCTCGAAGTCCTCGACCCGGCGCAGAACCACACCTTCCGCGACCACTACCTGGAGGTCGAGCTGGACCTCTCCGACGTGGTCTTCCTCGCCACCGCGAATGTCCTGGAGGCCATCCCCGAGGCGCTGCTCGACCGGATGGAACTGGTCACGCTGGACGGGTACACCGAGGACGAGAAGGTCGTCATCGCCCGTGACCACCTGCTGCCCCGGCAGCTGGAACGCGCGGGCCTGGAGCCCGGCGAGGTCACCCTCGACGACGCGGCGCTGCGCAAGCTGGCGGGGGAGTACACGCGGGAGGCGGGCGTACGGAACCTGGAGCGGGCCGTGGCGAGGCTGCTGCGGAAGGTGGCGGCCCGGCACGAGACGGGCGAGCAGGAACTGCCCCTCACCGTCACCGACGCGCAGCTGCGGCGGCTGATCGGACGCCCGCACCATGTGCCCGAGTCCGCCCAGGACCCGGCCGAGCGGCGTACCGCGGTGCCCGGCGTGGCCACCGGTCTCGCCGTCACCGGCGCGGGCGGCGACGTGCTCTTCGTCGAGGCGTCGCTGGCCGACCCGGAGACGGGCGCGGCGGGGCTGACCCTGACCGGTCAGCTCGGCGACGTCATGAAGGAGTCGGCGCAGATCGCGCTCTCCTTCCTGCGCTCGCACGGCGCGGAACTGGAACTGCCCGTCGCGGACCTGAAGGACCGCGGGGTGCACATCCACTTCCCGGCCGGCGCGGTCCCCAAGGACGGGCCGAGCGCGGGCATCACGATGACCACGGCGCTCGCGTCGCTGCTCTCCGGCAGGCAGGTCCGTACGGACGTGGCAATGACCGGCGAGGTGTCCCTGACCGGCCGGGTGCTGCCCATCGGCGGTCTGAAGCAGAAGCTGCTGGCCGCGCACCGGGCGGGCGTCACGACCGTGGTGATCCCCAAGCGGAACGAGGCGGATCTGGACGACGTCCCGGCCGAGGTGCTCGACCGGCTGGACGTGCACCCGGTGACGGATGTCCGCCAGGTCCTGGAGATCGCCCTCTCCCCGGCCGAGGTGAGGCTTCCGGCTGCTGCCTGA
- a CDS encoding SDR family NAD(P)-dependent oxidoreductase, giving the protein MLIDLKGKSALVTGSTRGIGAAVATGLARAGARVAVNGRTRESVGEAVAQLSVRAPGAAFMAAPGDVSTDEGTRQILEALPRTDILINNLGVFGARPALDISDAEWREYFEVNVLSAVRMIRAYLPGMKERSWGRILNVASDSALVIPAEMIHYGMSKTALLAVSRGFAKEAAGTGVTVNSVIVGPTHTGGVEDLIHDLVGTELPWDEAQREFMRTYRPQSLIQRLIEPEEVAHMAVYLSSPLASATTGGAIRVDGGYVDSVLP; this is encoded by the coding sequence GTGCTGATTGACCTCAAGGGGAAGAGCGCCCTGGTCACGGGCTCGACCCGGGGCATCGGAGCGGCCGTCGCGACCGGGCTCGCACGGGCCGGGGCGCGGGTCGCCGTCAACGGCCGCACCAGGGAGTCGGTCGGTGAGGCCGTGGCCCAGCTGAGCGTCCGGGCCCCCGGCGCCGCCTTCATGGCGGCGCCGGGGGACGTCTCCACGGACGAGGGCACCCGGCAGATCCTGGAGGCCCTGCCACGTACGGACATCCTCATCAACAACCTGGGCGTCTTCGGCGCGCGCCCCGCTCTCGACATCAGCGACGCCGAATGGCGGGAGTACTTCGAGGTGAACGTGCTCTCGGCGGTGCGGATGATCCGCGCGTACCTGCCCGGTATGAAGGAACGCTCCTGGGGGCGGATCCTGAACGTCGCGAGCGACTCCGCCCTCGTCATTCCCGCCGAGATGATCCATTACGGCATGTCGAAGACGGCGCTCCTGGCGGTCTCCCGCGGTTTCGCCAAGGAGGCGGCGGGCACCGGCGTGACGGTGAACTCCGTGATCGTGGGCCCCACCCACACCGGTGGTGTCGAGGACCTGATCCACGACCTGGTCGGTACCGAACTGCCGTGGGACGAGGCGCAGCGCGAGTTCATGCGCACCTACCGTCCGCAGTCGCTCATCCAGCGGCTGATCGAGCCGGAGGAGGTCGCGCACATGGCCGTGTACCTCAGCTCGCCCCTCGCCTCGGCCACCACCGGCGGCGCGATCAGGGTCGACGGCGGTTATGTGGACTCGGTGCTTCCGTAG
- a CDS encoding lysozyme, translating to MPVLRSGTARRGRIAAVGILLTFLTSLVALPGTASAAAIPARGTATMGMGVVAHDGRGGTPRASLTATQTEGVDVSGYQGNVDWATLWNSGVRWAYTKATEGNYYTNPSFTQQYNGSYNVGMIRGSYHFATPNDSSGANQANYFVSHGGGWSRDGKTLPGVLDIEWNPYGDACYGLSAASMVAWIHDFANTYKSLTGRDAVIYTATSWWTQCTGNSAAFGSTNPLWIARYDSAPGTLPAGWGFQTMWQYTSTGPTVGDHDKFNGALDRVQALANG from the coding sequence ATGCCCGTGCTCAGATCCGGGACGGCCCGACGCGGACGCATCGCCGCAGTCGGGATTCTTCTCACCTTCCTCACCTCGCTCGTCGCGCTGCCCGGTACGGCGTCCGCCGCGGCCATCCCCGCCCGCGGCACCGCCACCATGGGAATGGGTGTCGTCGCCCACGACGGCCGGGGCGGCACTCCGCGCGCATCCCTCACCGCCACCCAGACCGAAGGCGTCGACGTCTCCGGGTACCAGGGCAACGTCGACTGGGCGACCCTGTGGAACAGCGGTGTGAGGTGGGCCTACACCAAGGCCACCGAGGGCAACTACTACACGAACCCCTCCTTCACCCAGCAGTACAACGGCTCGTACAACGTGGGGATGATCCGCGGCTCGTACCACTTCGCGACCCCCAACGACTCCAGCGGCGCCAACCAGGCGAACTACTTCGTCAGCCACGGCGGCGGCTGGTCCCGCGACGGCAAGACCCTGCCCGGCGTGCTGGACATCGAGTGGAATCCGTACGGCGACGCCTGCTACGGCCTGAGCGCGGCATCGATGGTCGCCTGGATCCACGACTTCGCCAACACCTACAAGTCGCTCACCGGGCGCGACGCGGTGATCTACACCGCCACCAGCTGGTGGACCCAGTGCACGGGCAACTCCGCGGCCTTCGGGTCCACGAACCCGCTGTGGATCGCCCGCTACGACTCCGCGCCGGGCACCCTGCCGGCGGGCTGGGGCTTCCAGACCATGTGGCAGTACACCTCCACCGGCCCGACGGTCGGTGACCACGACAAGTTCAACGGCGCGCTGGACCGGGTGCAGGCACTCGCCAACGGCTGA
- a CDS encoding MarR family winged helix-turn-helix transcriptional regulator — protein MHDSGTESERPVSTGNGVDHEFLSLERELTVFLRRARAASGEMSREVHPDLEAAAYGLLVCLDEWGGQRATDLAAYIGVGRATMSRQLRALEDLGLVTREQDPHDGRAFLVRLTDEGGDRLRQVRDARRAEYVRKLDGWDRAEVAELARLLRHFNARSEE, from the coding sequence GTGCACGACAGCGGTACTGAAAGTGAACGCCCTGTCTCCACCGGGAATGGTGTGGACCATGAATTCCTGTCCCTGGAACGGGAGTTGACCGTCTTCCTGCGCCGCGCGAGGGCCGCGTCCGGCGAGATGTCGCGCGAAGTCCACCCCGATCTGGAGGCCGCCGCGTACGGGCTGCTGGTCTGCCTGGACGAATGGGGCGGGCAGCGCGCCACCGATCTTGCCGCCTACATCGGCGTCGGCCGGGCGACCATGAGCCGTCAACTCCGGGCCCTGGAAGACCTGGGCCTGGTCACCCGTGAGCAGGATCCCCACGACGGGCGGGCGTTCCTGGTCCGCCTCACCGACGAGGGGGGCGACCGGCTCCGGCAGGTCCGGGACGCCCGCCGGGCCGAATACGTCCGCAAGCTGGACGGCTGGGACCGCGCGGAGGTCGCCGAACTGGCCCGGCTGCTCCGTCACTTCAACGCCCGCTCGGAGGAGTGA